One window of Stigmatopora nigra isolate UIUO_SnigA chromosome 14, RoL_Snig_1.1, whole genome shotgun sequence genomic DNA carries:
- the slc16a2 gene encoding monocarboxylate transporter 8 produces the protein MGTNGLDTQTQPSSGVSGTDRCSAVGSPDERSDAGPDSGRKADDSLPANECKVAQEDSAVQLIDSGHKAFAAPTLEPDTAEKKHGGFVPPDGGFGWLVVLAATWCNGSIFGIQNSFGILHMMLVREHADPEDKTSQFKVAWVGALAMGMIFFCSPVVSMFTDHFGCRKTAVSGALLAFVGLLSTSFANSLSLRYFTYGILFGCGSSFAFQPSLVILGHYFRQRLGLANGVVTAGASLFSVGLPVLLKKVAEPLGLSRTFQILSIFMLVQALLALTFKPLLPAGPRSPAQSQSQAPVTPQNGNWWNKVLEGVRKYFNLRVFRILTYRVWAFGVATAVLGYFVPYVHLMNFVNEQFNETKKEWILLVCIGASSGVGRLTFGKVGDLIPGLKKIYMQVVSFIALGIMSILIPQCSLFEELVVICVFLGLCDGCFLTMMAPIAFELVGPMQASQAIGYLLGLMSIPMTAGPPIAGLLHDYFGDYTMAFSAAGVSPIIGGAVLFCVPLIQWRSERGRTAAPEETIARMLPSDQLTAKSCSNGDTLPGYSDAETHI, from the exons ATGGGGACGAACGGGCTAGACACGCAGACGCAGCCGTCTAGCGGCGTGTCCGGGACGGACCGCTGCTCCGCCGTGGGTTCCCCCGACGAACGGAGCGATGCTGGCCCAGATTCGGGCCGGAAGGCGGACGACTCTTTACCTGCGAACGAGTGCAAAGTGGCCCAGGAGGACAGCGCCGTGCAACTCATCGACAGCGGGCACAAGGCGTTTGCAGCTCCGACTCTTGAACCTGACACGGCGGAGAAGAAGCACGGAGGATTTGTTCCGCCCGATGGTGGTTTTGGATGGCTGGTGGTTTTGGCAGCCACCTGGTGCAACGGCTCCATCTTCGGGATTCAGAACTCCTTTGGCATCCTGCATATGATGCTGGTGAGGGAGCACGCGGACCCCGAGGACAAGACTTCTCAGTTCAAAGTGG CTTGGGTCGGAGCTCTTGCCATGGGGATGATTTTCTTCTGTTCGCCGGTGGTCAGCATGTTTACCGACCACTTTGGGTGTCGGAAAACCGCCGTCAGCGGGGCGCTCCTGGCCTTTGTCGGATTGCTGAGTACATCTTTTGCAAA CTCTTTGAGTCTCCGCTATTTCACTTACGGCATACTGTTTGGCTGCGGCTCCTCCTTCGCTTTCCAACCCTCTCTGGTCATCCTCGGCCACTACTTTCGCCAACGCCTGGGCCTGGCCAACGGCGTGGTGACGGCAGGCGCCAGCCTCTTCTCCGTGGGTCTGCCGGTTTTGCTGAAAAAAGTTGCGGAGCCCCTGGGACTAAGCAGAACCTTCCAGATCCTCAGCATCTTCATGCTGGTGCAAGCCTTGCTGGCGCTCACGTTCAAGCCGCTGCTCCCCGCCGGACCTCGCTCGCCGGCCCAGTCTCAATCCCAGGCGCCGGTGACTCCGCAGAATGGGAACTGGTGGAATAAGGTGCTGGAGGGGGTCAGAAAATACTTCAACCTGCGAGTCTTTCGCATCCTCACTTACCGCGTGTGGGCGTTTGGAGTTGCTACGGCTGTACTCGGATACTTTGTGCCTTATGTCCATCTG ATGAACTTTGTCAACGAGCAGTTCAATGAGACTAAGAAGGAATGGATACTCCTGGTGTGTATCGGAGCATCATCGGGTGTGGGGCGTCTCACGTTCGGAAAGGTCGGCGACCTCATTCCGGGCCTGAAGAAAATCTACATGCAG GTGGTCTCCTTTATAGCCCTGGGCATCATGTCCATATTGATCCCTCAGTGTTCTCTCTTCGAGGAGCTTGTGgtcatttgtgtatttttgggaCTGTGTGACGGATGCTTCCTCACCATGATGGCTCCCATAGCTTTTGAGCTGGTCGGGCCCATGCAGGCGTCACAAGCCATTGGATACCTCCTAGGTCTCATGTCTATTCCCATGACTGCAGGTCCACCCATCGCAG GTCTGCTTCACGACTACTTCGGAGATTACACAATGGCCTTCTCCGCAGCTGGCGTTTCTCCCATAATTGGAGGGGCGGTGCTTTTCTGCGTACCGCTGATCCAGTGGCGATCGGAACGCGGCCGGACGGCGGCGCCCGAAGAGACGATCGCACGCATGTTACCCAGTGATCAACTGACCGCCAAGAGCTGCTCCAACGGAGACACGCTTCCCGGCTACTCTGATGCCGAGACGCATATTTGA